The Thermobispora bispora DSM 43833 genome window below encodes:
- a CDS encoding NUDIX domain-containing protein, protein MAEHMDEVEQVADAAESWEVVATKEWFSGRVISLRTDTVVMPGGVTADRDYVVHPGSVGVVALDDRNRVLLIRQYRHPARRLLWELPAGIRDVPGEHPVDCAARELAEEAGYRARTWHTLVDILTSPGMCDERIRIFLARDVEPIPEEGNSFVREHEEADMPVVWVPLEEAVRKVFTGKIHNSPAVAGILAAYVASADGFKGLRPADAPEA, encoded by the coding sequence ATGGCGGAGCACATGGACGAGGTGGAGCAGGTCGCCGACGCCGCCGAGTCGTGGGAGGTCGTCGCGACCAAGGAGTGGTTCTCCGGGCGGGTCATCTCGCTGCGCACCGACACGGTGGTGATGCCGGGCGGGGTGACGGCGGACCGCGACTACGTCGTCCACCCCGGCTCGGTGGGGGTGGTCGCGCTCGACGATCGGAACCGGGTGCTGCTGATCCGCCAGTACCGCCACCCGGCCCGCCGCCTGCTCTGGGAGCTCCCCGCCGGCATCCGGGACGTCCCCGGTGAGCACCCGGTGGACTGCGCGGCGCGCGAGCTCGCCGAGGAGGCGGGCTACCGGGCGCGCACCTGGCACACCCTCGTGGACATCCTCACCTCGCCGGGGATGTGCGACGAGCGCATCCGGATCTTCCTCGCCCGGGACGTGGAGCCGATCCCGGAGGAGGGCAACTCCTTCGTCCGGGAGCACGAGGAGGCCGACATGCCGGTGGTGTGGGTCCCGCTGGAGGAGGCCGTCCGGAAGGTGTTCACCGGAAAGATCCACAATTCTCCCGCGGTCGCGGGTATCCTCGCCGCATACGTCGCTTCCGCCGACGGATTCAAGGGACTGCGTCCCGCCGACGCGCCGGAAGCCTGA